A region of Solanum dulcamara chromosome 7, daSolDulc1.2, whole genome shotgun sequence DNA encodes the following proteins:
- the LOC129896602 gene encoding DNAJ protein JJJ1 homolog: MASSSEKRCLYEVLGVSRDCTADEIRSAYRKLALQRHPDKLVRSGVPDSEATAAFQELVNAYEVLSDARERAWYDSHRSQILFSNSGPGNSSSSGSVPDLFSFFSNSVYSGYSDKGKGFYKVYGDLFEKIYQHDLNFARKLGTDLPKEAPLMGNLESPYAQVTAFYNYWLGFVTVMDFCWADQYDVMAGPNRKSRRVMEDENKKLRKKARREYNETVRGLAEFVKKRDKRVIDMQMKRNEEMEKKKEEERKRRKELERQKAERAKNYVEPEWAKTEELDDDGIEEESDEDEKKKADENELYCVVCSKKFKSEKQWKNHEQSKKHKEKVAALREAFDEEDDEFAGVVEYGESVEQNVADADRTTDLSADDGLDELAEHLEGSTRIQKEAEDDDVQSSEEDETTNYQSASDLKGVTDELGLDDDEDNVLEAMISGRKSRKNAGPGGSRQTSAQNETSNDEMDFMEYNNLRSTRRNRGSRRQRNRRPQEEEEEARGGGRGDVGSCVTKVDTGVEVNSANNDSSACQGMSSQSSVETANDQKGEDDVSGNSEKVPSQGINKKTTTKKDKNNKSKDTTKDVTKDATNKGRKHKGKSKSSSNLCDTCGEEFDSRNQLHKHLGSTGHAKLKWR; the protein is encoded by the exons ATGGCATCTTCGTCGGAGAAAAGATGCCTATACGAGGTCCTCGGCGTGAGCCGTGACTGCACTGCCGATGAGATCAGGTCCGCCTACAGGAAGCTCGCGCTGCAACGCCACCCTGACAAGCTGGTTCGATCCGGCGTGCCGGATTCCGAAGCAACAGCTGCATTTCAGGAGCTTGTGAACGCCTACGAGGTTCTCTCGGACGCGCGGGAGCGCGCTTGGTACGATTCGCACCGCTCTCAGATACTCTTCTCCAATTCCGGTCCAGGGAATTCGTCCAGTTCTGGTTCTGTCCCGGACCTGTTCTCCTTCTTTTCAAATTCAGTGTATTCTGGATATTCCGATAAGGGGAAGGGATTTTACAAGGTGTATGGTGATCTCTTCGAGAAAATCTATCAACACGATTTGAATTTCGCGAGGAAGTTAGGTACAGATTTGCCGAAAGAAGCTCCTCTCATGGGAAATTTGGAGAGTCCTTATGCTCAGGTGACTGCATTCTATAACTATTGGTTAGGATTCGTTACTGTGATGGACTTTTGTTGGGCAGATCAGTATGACGTGATGGCGGGACCTAATAGAAAGTCCAGGCGGGTTATGGAGGATGAGAACAAGAAGCTGAGGAAAAAGGCGCGAAGGGAATACAATGAGACTGTTAGAGGATTAGCAGAATTTGTGAAAAAGAGAGATAAGAGAGTGATTGACATGCAGATGAAGAGGAATgaggaaatggagaagaaaaaggaagagGAACGCAAGAGAAGGAAGGAGCTCGAGAGACAGAAGGCCGAGAGAGCAAAAAATTACGTAGAGCCTGAGTGGGCGAAAACAGAGGAATTAGACGATGATGGAATTGAGGAAGAATCAGATGAGGATGAGAAAAAGAAGGCAGACGAGAATGAACTGTACTGTGTGGTGTGTTCGAAGAAGTTCAAGAGTGAGAAACAGTGGAAAAATCACGAGCAGTCCAAGAAGCATAAGGAGAAGGTGGCAGCTTTGAGAGAAGCTTTTGATGAGGAAGATGATGAATTTGCTGGGGTGGTGGAGTATGGGGAAAGTGTGGAGCAAAATGTAGCTGATGCTGATAGAACAACTGATTTATCTGCTGATGATGGGTTGGATGAGTTAGCCGAGCATTTAGAAGGTAGTACACGAATTCAAAAAGAGGCTGAGGATGATGACGTTCAGAGCAGCGAGGAAGATGAGACCACTAATTATCAAAGTGCCAGTGATTTAAAGGGAGTGACCGATGAACTTGGAttagatgatgatgaagatAATGTACTTGAAGCTATGATATCTGGCCGCAAAAGTAGGAAGAATGCAGGTCCAGGTGGCAGTCGTCAAACATCAGCACAGAATGAAACCAGTAACGATGAAATGGACTTCATGGAATATAATAATCTTAGGAGTACTAGGAGAAATAGGGGTAGTAGGAGACAAAGAAACAGGAGAccacaagaagaagaagaagaagcacgAGGAGGGGGGAGAGGAGATGTAGGATCTTGTGTGACTAAAGTTGATACTGGTGTCGAGGTAAATAGTGCAAATAATGATAGCTCAGCTTGCCAGGGGATGTCATCCCAGTCTTCAGTAGAAACTGCAAATGATCAAAAAGGAGAAGATGATGTTTCAGGAAATAGTGAAAAAGTTCCAAGTCAAGGTATAAACAAGAAAACTACCACAAAGAAGGacaaaaataacaaatcaaaagATACAACCAAAGATGTAACTAAAGATGCAACCAACAAAGGAAGGAAACATAAG GGAAAATCAAAATCTTCAAGCAACTTGTGTGATACATGTGGGGAGGAATTCGATTCAAG GAATCAGTTACACAAGCATCTAGGATCAACAGGGCATGCTAAACTGAAATGGCGATGA